One region of Acomys russatus chromosome 8, mAcoRus1.1, whole genome shotgun sequence genomic DNA includes:
- the Mrpl39 gene encoding 39S ribosomal protein L39, mitochondrial: MATTVGRLLLSWPGSGCGACRRFIVTSPAAQLSPTELTEMRNDLFNKEKSRQLSLTPRTEKIEVKHVGKTDPGTVFVMNKNISTPYSCAMHLSEWYCRKSILALVDGQPWDMYKPLTKSCEIKFLTFKDPDPREVNKAYWRSCAMMMGCAIERAFKDEYVVSLVRAPEVPVIAGAFCYDVALDKRLDEWTPTKENLQSFTKDVRALMYRDLPFETLEVDAKVALEIFQHNKYKVDFIEEKASQSPERIVKLHRIGDFIDVSEGPLIPRTSICFQYEVSAVHSLEPTEPSLIRRFQGLSLPVHLRAHFTVWHKLLERSRKMVTEDEIRQTEDTVSTQ; encoded by the exons ATGGCTACCACTGTTGGAAGGCTGCTGCTTTCGTGGCCTGGCTCGGGATGCGGGGCCTGCCGGA GATTTATAGTGACGTCGCCAGCTGCTCAGCTGTCACCCACAGAACTGACAGAAATGCGGAATGAtctttttaataaggaaaaaagtAGGCAGTTATCGTTAACTCCCCGAACAGAGAAGATCGAAGTTAAGCATGTTGGGAAAACTGATCCTGGCACTGTCTTCGTgatgaataaaaacatttcaactcCTTACAGTTGTGCCATGC ATTTGAGTGAGTGGTACTGCAGGAAGTCCATTCTGGCTCTTGTGGACGGACAACCGTGGGACATGTATAAGCCTTTGACCAAGTCCTGTGAGATTAAGTTTCTTACTTTCAAAGACCCTGATCCAAGAGAAGTGAATAAG GCTTATTGGCGTTCTTGTGCTATGATGATGGGCTGTGCAATAGAAAGGGCGTTCAAAGATGAATATGTGGTCAGCTTGGTCAGAGCACCAGAAGTTCCTG TGATTGCTGGAGCCTTCTGCTATGATGTTGCCTTGGATAAGAGGCTGGATGAGTGGACCCCAACAAAA gagAACCTACAGTCTTTCACAAAAGATGTCCGTGCTTTAATGTATAGGGACCTTCCCTTTGAAACCCTGGAAGTTGATGCAAAAGTGGCATTAGAAATATTTCAACATAATAA GTACAAAGTGGACTTCATAGAAGAGAAAGCATCTCAGAGTCCTGAGAGAATAGTCAAGTTACACAG AATTGGTGACTTCATTGATGTGAGTGAAGGGCCTCTTATCCCAAGAACAAGTATTTGTTTCCAGTACGAAGTGTCAGCTGTCCACAGTCTTGAGCCCACTGAGCCGAGCCTCATACGCAGATTTCAAGGCCTGTCTTTACCTGTTCACTTGAGA gcACATTTTACTGTATGGCACAAACTTTTGGAAAGATCAAGGAAAATG GTAACTGAAGATGaaatcagacagacagaggacACTGTATCTACCCAGTAG